The Candidatus Abyssobacteria bacterium SURF_5 genome contains a region encoding:
- a CDS encoding alcohol dehydrogenase, producing the protein MKAVVASAEKQPRRDYVLSEFEKSTGKAIQGFKVWKNPSLEVKEVSDPRPGPTDVIVEVKAAGICGSDVHFYETTSDGYILYPGLTKFPVIIGHEFAGEIVEVGAGVRDFRVGDRVTAEEMVWCGYCRACRDGYPNHCHNLEEIGFTIDGADAKYVAVPFRLCWKVESLFEHYPSSETAWEVAATTEPTCVAYNGIFERAGGFRPGAHVVIYGGGPIGLAAVALCRTAGAASITCFELSAKRRTLAAQMGADHVFDPRSVVPHQVVLDVTNGEGADLQVEAAGSPTKTIPQMERALAINGKVCVIGRAAEPVPTFFETYQVRRSQIYGSQGHSGHGTFPSVIRLMGAGRVDTSPMITARFPLTKAVDAIKFLSENRDEGKIMLRP; encoded by the coding sequence ATGAAAGCGGTCGTTGCATCGGCCGAAAAGCAGCCACGCCGGGATTACGTCCTAAGCGAGTTCGAGAAGAGCACCGGAAAGGCGATTCAAGGATTCAAAGTCTGGAAAAATCCGTCCCTCGAGGTGAAGGAGGTTTCCGATCCTCGACCCGGCCCGACCGACGTCATCGTCGAAGTCAAGGCTGCAGGCATTTGCGGGTCCGATGTTCATTTTTACGAAACGACGTCCGACGGATACATCCTCTATCCAGGCCTGACAAAATTCCCCGTCATCATCGGGCATGAGTTCGCCGGCGAGATTGTCGAGGTTGGCGCCGGCGTGCGCGATTTTCGAGTCGGAGATCGGGTGACGGCGGAGGAAATGGTGTGGTGTGGCTATTGCCGCGCCTGCCGCGACGGCTACCCGAATCATTGCCACAATCTCGAGGAGATAGGGTTTACCATTGACGGCGCAGATGCGAAATACGTGGCCGTCCCCTTCAGACTATGCTGGAAGGTAGAGAGCCTGTTCGAACATTACCCGAGCAGCGAGACCGCTTGGGAAGTCGCGGCTACAACCGAACCCACTTGCGTCGCCTATAATGGGATTTTCGAAAGAGCAGGCGGCTTTCGACCGGGCGCTCACGTCGTAATTTACGGCGGGGGACCGATCGGCCTGGCGGCGGTTGCGTTGTGCCGCACGGCCGGCGCCGCCTCGATAACCTGCTTTGAGCTCTCGGCTAAACGGAGGACGCTCGCCGCCCAGATGGGCGCCGACCATGTCTTCGACCCCCGCTCAGTCGTCCCACATCAGGTCGTGCTCGATGTCACAAATGGCGAAGGGGCCGACCTGCAGGTCGAAGCGGCCGGCTCTCCAACCAAGACCATTCCCCAGATGGAACGCGCGCTTGCCATAAATGGCAAGGTATGCGTCATCGGGCGCGCCGCCGAACCTGTTCCGACTTTCTTTGAGACATATCAAGTCAGAAGAAGCCAAATCTATGGCTCGCAGGGCCATTCGGGCCACGGCACGTTCCCCTCGGTTATCAGGTTGATGGGAGCGGGACGAGTCGACACCAGTCCGATGATCACTGCCCGATTCCCGCTCACGAAAGCCGTCGACGCCATCAAGTTCCTGAGCGAAAACCGCGACGAAGGAAAAATCATGCTTCGTCCATGA
- the iolG gene encoding inositol 2-dehydrogenase, with protein MHSTGRVRIGIIGSGRIGRIHAENLCRYLPEADVVAVTDAIPRVAEICAKECGILHVFPDYRLLLEREDIEAVVICSSTESHGLLIEKAAAAGKHIFCEKPIALDLKAIDTALAAVAQAGVKLQIGFQRRFDPSFRKVHDLVQSGQIGAPYILRITSRDPEPPPLEYIRNSGGIFLDMTIHDFDMARFLLNDEVEEVFACGTVLVDETIGRAGDFDTAVVNLKFRHGALAVIDNCRKSAYGYDQRIEVHGSRGMVSAGNQVPDTTITSDTAGIHQPLPLHFFLERYQEAYREEMKSFLSSILLDQEPEVTGADGRAPVVMAHAALLSVKEKRPVKLSEVEP; from the coding sequence ATGCACAGTACAGGAAGGGTGCGCATAGGCATCATCGGTTCGGGACGAATCGGCCGCATTCACGCCGAAAACCTTTGCAGATATCTGCCTGAGGCAGATGTCGTCGCCGTTACCGACGCTATCCCGCGCGTCGCCGAGATCTGCGCAAAGGAATGCGGAATTCTTCATGTGTTCCCCGATTACCGCTTGCTTCTCGAACGTGAGGATATCGAGGCCGTTGTCATCTGCTCCAGCACCGAATCGCACGGTCTTCTTATCGAGAAAGCGGCCGCGGCCGGCAAACACATTTTCTGCGAAAAACCGATTGCGCTCGATCTGAAAGCCATCGACACCGCGCTTGCTGCCGTCGCGCAGGCGGGAGTAAAACTGCAGATCGGCTTTCAAAGAAGATTCGACCCGAGCTTCCGCAAAGTGCATGACCTTGTTCAGTCCGGGCAAATTGGCGCTCCCTACATTCTCCGCATCACGAGCAGAGACCCCGAGCCGCCTCCTCTTGAGTACATCAGGAATTCGGGCGGAATATTCCTCGATATGACCATCCATGATTTTGATATGGCTCGATTTCTTCTGAATGACGAAGTTGAGGAGGTCTTCGCCTGCGGAACCGTCCTCGTAGATGAAACCATTGGCCGCGCGGGAGACTTTGATACGGCGGTGGTCAACCTGAAATTCCGCCATGGCGCTCTCGCAGTCATTGATAATTGTCGAAAATCAGCATATGGATACGACCAGCGGATTGAAGTACATGGTTCGCGCGGCATGGTGAGTGCAGGTAACCAAGTACCCGACACGACGATCACGAGCGATACCGCCGGGATCCATCAACCATTGCCGCTCCATTTTTTTCTGGAGCGTTATCAGGAAGCATACCGAGAGGAAATGAAATCGTTTCTCAGCTCGATCCTCCTGGATCAAGAGCCGGAGGTCACCGGCGCGGACGGCCGAGCCCCGGTGGTTATGGCCCATGCCGCCTTGCTCTCGGTGAAAGAGAAACGTCCGGTGAAACTCTCTGAAGTCGAACCATAG
- a CDS encoding helix-turn-helix domain-containing protein has protein sequence MRSWPKRNSTYLPADSKGGFVLLYYRLFPRLSGRSRGVPRKVSQEYARSARGEEKEMGKMEDAFKAEVLRLTRKQFRNSVLPLTKDVRELKKTVSKLERLVNGPRTELQHETAERPGHLLQAGEAEVKSARVSARAIKNIRKKLGVSQEKLALLLNVSPGAVAFWEQGRARPRGENKAGLVALRKLGRRSIKKILSDKGIK, from the coding sequence ATGCGGTCATGGCCAAAAAGAAATAGCACATATCTTCCTGCGGATAGTAAAGGAGGCTTTGTCCTTCTTTACTATCGTCTTTTCCCGCGGCTCAGCGGTAGGAGTAGAGGAGTCCCTCGGAAAGTATCGCAAGAGTACGCTCGTTCAGCCCGAGGAGAGGAAAAAGAAATGGGAAAGATGGAAGACGCTTTTAAAGCTGAGGTTCTCCGTCTCACGAGGAAACAGTTCCGGAATTCTGTTCTCCCTCTCACAAAGGATGTCAGGGAACTGAAAAAGACTGTCAGCAAACTGGAGCGGCTGGTCAATGGGCCTCGTACCGAACTTCAGCACGAGACAGCGGAGCGGCCCGGGCATTTATTGCAGGCAGGTGAAGCAGAGGTAAAATCTGCGAGAGTTTCCGCCAGAGCCATAAAGAATATTCGGAAAAAGCTTGGCGTCAGCCAGGAGAAACTCGCACTCTTGCTCAATGTGAGTCCCGGAGCCGTTGCTTTTTGGGAACAGGGTCGCGCGCGACCCCGTGGTGAAAACAAGGCGGGACTAGTCGCGTTGCGCAAGCTTGGGCGTCGCAGCATCAAAAAGATTCTCTCAGACAAGGGAATAAAGTAG
- a CDS encoding creatininase family protein, with protein sequence MNQENLWLTTENPSIIFENTDVGRLKKRLWDASEEEIDKILGEYDVPSQPELGKADSYIQTTVRQRLIENRRKNDIVLVPLGCTENHGRHTVSGLDTFMVTQIAEAVRRFTAKKDKPVALALPPLNYGAHPYHHVGMPGTVILPQELVKELLVNVMLGLWNDGFRKQIYLNNHGQLWVLESAVHEFMYRYQLPAIIRVLDWHRAVREFFSPSGRPDSLDTNFVHADEAETSVALLLFPQGMVDMNLADETQVQGFLPGGHFDSSVDPFRRPHRWSEGEGHSPIEIASTPEGVVGNPRLASARKAKRPVAAILSYLTLVIEQILEAFPPGTVPPAGKLTLRNPAELEPYLKEPQTSGWKSAYGLAKMGW encoded by the coding sequence ATGAATCAGGAAAATCTTTGGCTGACCACAGAGAATCCTTCGATTATCTTTGAAAATACCGACGTTGGACGATTGAAGAAACGCCTGTGGGATGCATCCGAAGAAGAAATCGACAAAATTCTCGGAGAGTATGACGTGCCTTCACAGCCCGAACTCGGCAAGGCCGACAGCTATATCCAGACCACCGTTCGCCAGCGACTGATTGAAAACAGGCGAAAGAACGACATCGTACTCGTTCCACTCGGCTGCACCGAGAATCATGGCCGTCATACCGTCTCGGGTCTCGATACATTTATGGTGACACAGATCGCTGAAGCCGTCCGCCGTTTTACCGCAAAGAAGGACAAACCTGTCGCTCTGGCTCTGCCGCCTCTGAATTACGGAGCACACCCATATCATCACGTCGGGATGCCCGGCACCGTTATCCTGCCGCAGGAGTTAGTGAAGGAACTGCTGGTGAACGTCATGCTCGGTTTATGGAATGACGGTTTCCGCAAACAGATATATCTCAATAACCATGGACAACTCTGGGTTCTGGAAAGCGCCGTTCACGAGTTCATGTATCGCTACCAGCTTCCGGCGATCATCCGCGTGCTCGACTGGCACCGAGCCGTGCGCGAGTTCTTTTCTCCGTCCGGCAGGCCGGACAGCCTTGACACCAACTTCGTTCACGCTGATGAGGCCGAGACTTCAGTCGCCCTCCTTCTGTTTCCGCAAGGAATGGTGGACATGAATCTCGCTGACGAAACGCAGGTTCAGGGCTTTTTGCCGGGCGGCCATTTCGATTCTTCCGTCGACCCATTTCGACGGCCGCATCGATGGTCGGAAGGCGAAGGACATTCGCCGATAGAGATTGCGTCAACTCCTGAGGGGGTGGTCGGCAATCCCCGCCTGGCGTCGGCCCGAAAGGCAAAACGGCCGGTTGCCGCAATTCTGAGTTATTTGACCCTGGTTATCGAGCAGATACTTGAGGCTTTTCCGCCGGGAACCGTTCCGCCGGCCGGAAAGCTGACATTGCGCAATCCGGCCGAGCTGGAACCATATCTGAAGGAGCCTCAGACCAGCGGCTGGAAGTCCGCCTATGGGCTTGCAAAAATGGGGTGGTAG
- a CDS encoding HU family DNA-binding protein, protein MAKAMTKSQLVAQLSEKSAIPKKQVNELLDQLAATAYKEAKNGFTIPGIGKLVVVNRKARTGRNPATGEAIKIPAKRVLKFRVAKAAKDAVMAKKK, encoded by the coding sequence ATGGCGAAAGCGATGACGAAATCACAACTGGTAGCGCAACTTTCGGAGAAATCGGCGATTCCGAAAAAGCAGGTCAATGAACTACTCGATCAATTAGCTGCAACCGCCTATAAAGAGGCGAAGAACGGATTCACGATTCCCGGCATTGGAAAGCTGGTAGTTGTAAACCGGAAAGCCCGTACGGGCCGTAATCCCGCCACCGGGGAAGCAATAAAGATTCCCGCCAAGCGCGTTCTGAAGTTCCGGGTGGCCAAAGCCGCAAAAGATGCGGTCATGGCCAAAAAGAAATAG